One part of the Canis lupus dingo isolate Sandy chromosome 14, ASM325472v2, whole genome shotgun sequence genome encodes these proteins:
- the PRSS38 gene encoding serine protease 38 isoform X1 translates to MAALLRDPRIPLGASPPAAPRLLLLLLLLPPAQAAPGAHGRPLSKVVALNVNVNVNVNVNVNVACGRRYIQGKIVGGVDVLERKWPWQVSVHYRGFHICGGSIISEYWILSAAHCFDRDKNIVAFDMYVGLVDLRFASNHTQWFEVNKVIVHPTYQLYHPVGGDIALVQLKSRIVFSDSVLPVCIAPPDVNLHNVTCWATGWGLISPQGYVTDHLQEAQMPLISLPLCQLLYGHLSYIMLDMLCAGDIRNVKTVCEGDSGGPLVCELNHTWLQVGIVSWGRGCTYPMYPAVYTRVSYFSKWIHYHIKNTPPPSQPLPALSPMLGATISIPVTMLAVLSTL, encoded by the exons ATGGCTGCCCTGCTGCGTGACCCACGCATCCCGCTCGGAGCATCCCCGCCGGCGGCCCCCCGCCtgcttctgctcctgctcctcctgccccctgcccaggctgCCCCCGGGGCCCACGGACGCCCCCTGAGCAAGGTCGTTGCCTTGAACGTGAACGTGAACGTGAACGTGAACGTGAACGTGAACGTGG CCTGTGGTCGCCGTTACATACAGGGGAAGATTGTGGGGGGCGTGGATGTCCTGGAGAGGAAGTGGCCATGGCAGGTGAGCGTGCACTACAGAGGCTTCCACATCTGTGGAGGGTCCATCATCAGTGAGTACTGGATCCTGTCGGCAGCCCACTGCTTCGATAG GGATAAGAACATTGTGGCTTTTGACATGTATGTCGGCCTGGTGGACCTCAGGTTTGCCAGCAATCACACCCAGTGGTTTGAGGTGAACAAGGTGATCGTGCACCCTACATACCAACTGTACCACCCTGTTGGAGGTGACATCGCCCTGGTGCAGCTGAAATCTCGCATTGTGTTTTCTGACTCTGTGCTCCCTGTTTGCATCGCACCCCCAGATGTGAACCTTCATAATGTTACTTGCTGGGCTACAGGATGGGGACTCATCTCCCCACAAG GCTATGTCACAGACCACCTGCAGGAGGCGCAGATGCCTCTCATCTCATTGCCACTGTGCCAGCTGCTCTACGGACACCTGTCGTATATTATGTTGGACATGCTGTGTGCTGGGGACATCAGGAACGTCAAGACGGTGTGCGAG GGTGACTCTGGGGGTCCACTCGTCTGTGAACTCAACCATACCTGGTTGCAGGTTGGAATAGTGAGCTGGGGCCGCGGTTGCACATACCCTATGTACCCTGCGGTTTACACTCGAGTCTCCTATTTCTCAAAATGGATCCATTATCACATAAAGAACACACCCCCACCTTCTCAGCCGCTCCCGGCCCTCTCCCCCATGCTGGGGGCCACCATCAGCATCCCTGTGACCATGCTGGCTGTCCTGTCAACCTTGTGA
- the PRSS38 gene encoding serine protease 38 isoform X3, with amino-acid sequence MAALLRDPRIPLGASPPAAPRLLLLLLLLPPAQAAPGAHGRPLSKVVALNVNVNVNVNVNVNVGRTPPGPGPKSWRRARGFLLPAPVVAVTYRGRLWGAWMSWRGSGHGRDKNIVAFDMYVGLVDLRFASNHTQWFEVNKVIVHPTYQLYHPVGGDIALVQLKSRIVFSDSVLPVCIAPPDVNLHNVTCWATGWGLISPQGYVTDHLQEAQMPLISLPLCQLLYGHLSYIMLDMLCAGDIRNVKTVCEGDSGGPLVCELNHTWLQVGIVSWGRGCTYPMYPAVYTRVSYFSKWIHYHIKNTPPPSQPLPALSPMLGATISIPVTMLAVLSTL; translated from the exons ATGGCTGCCCTGCTGCGTGACCCACGCATCCCGCTCGGAGCATCCCCGCCGGCGGCCCCCCGCCtgcttctgctcctgctcctcctgccccctgcccaggctgCCCCCGGGGCCCACGGACGCCCCCTGAGCAAGGTCGTTGCCTTGAACGTGAACGTGAACGTGAACGTGAACGTGAACGTGAACGTGGGTAGGACCCCTCCCGGCCCGGGGCCAAAGTCCTGGCGGCGAGCCCGGGGCTTCCTTCTCCCCGCG CCTGTGGTCGCCGTTACATACAGGGGAAGATTGTGGGGGGCGTGGATGTCCTGGAGAGGAAGTGGCCATGGCAG GGATAAGAACATTGTGGCTTTTGACATGTATGTCGGCCTGGTGGACCTCAGGTTTGCCAGCAATCACACCCAGTGGTTTGAGGTGAACAAGGTGATCGTGCACCCTACATACCAACTGTACCACCCTGTTGGAGGTGACATCGCCCTGGTGCAGCTGAAATCTCGCATTGTGTTTTCTGACTCTGTGCTCCCTGTTTGCATCGCACCCCCAGATGTGAACCTTCATAATGTTACTTGCTGGGCTACAGGATGGGGACTCATCTCCCCACAAG GCTATGTCACAGACCACCTGCAGGAGGCGCAGATGCCTCTCATCTCATTGCCACTGTGCCAGCTGCTCTACGGACACCTGTCGTATATTATGTTGGACATGCTGTGTGCTGGGGACATCAGGAACGTCAAGACGGTGTGCGAG GGTGACTCTGGGGGTCCACTCGTCTGTGAACTCAACCATACCTGGTTGCAGGTTGGAATAGTGAGCTGGGGCCGCGGTTGCACATACCCTATGTACCCTGCGGTTTACACTCGAGTCTCCTATTTCTCAAAATGGATCCATTATCACATAAAGAACACACCCCCACCTTCTCAGCCGCTCCCGGCCCTCTCCCCCATGCTGGGGGCCACCATCAGCATCCCTGTGACCATGCTGGCTGTCCTGTCAACCTTGTGA
- the PRSS38 gene encoding serine protease 38 isoform X2: MAALLRDPRIPLGASPPAAPRLLLLLLLLPPAQAAPGAHGRPLSKVVALNVNVNVNVNVNVNVACGRRYIQGKIVGGVDVLERKWPWQVSVHYRGFHICGGSIISEYWILSAAHCFDRDKNIVAFDMYVGLVDLRFASNHTQWFEVNKVIVHPTYQLYHPVGGDIALVQLKSRIVFSDSVLPVCIAPPDVNLHNVTCWATGWGLISPQGYVTDHLQEAQMPLISLPLCQLLYGHLSYIMLDMLCAGDIRNVKTGDSGGPLVCELNHTWLQVGIVSWGRGCTYPMYPAVYTRVSYFSKWIHYHIKNTPPPSQPLPALSPMLGATISIPVTMLAVLSTL, translated from the exons ATGGCTGCCCTGCTGCGTGACCCACGCATCCCGCTCGGAGCATCCCCGCCGGCGGCCCCCCGCCtgcttctgctcctgctcctcctgccccctgcccaggctgCCCCCGGGGCCCACGGACGCCCCCTGAGCAAGGTCGTTGCCTTGAACGTGAACGTGAACGTGAACGTGAACGTGAACGTGAACGTGG CCTGTGGTCGCCGTTACATACAGGGGAAGATTGTGGGGGGCGTGGATGTCCTGGAGAGGAAGTGGCCATGGCAGGTGAGCGTGCACTACAGAGGCTTCCACATCTGTGGAGGGTCCATCATCAGTGAGTACTGGATCCTGTCGGCAGCCCACTGCTTCGATAG GGATAAGAACATTGTGGCTTTTGACATGTATGTCGGCCTGGTGGACCTCAGGTTTGCCAGCAATCACACCCAGTGGTTTGAGGTGAACAAGGTGATCGTGCACCCTACATACCAACTGTACCACCCTGTTGGAGGTGACATCGCCCTGGTGCAGCTGAAATCTCGCATTGTGTTTTCTGACTCTGTGCTCCCTGTTTGCATCGCACCCCCAGATGTGAACCTTCATAATGTTACTTGCTGGGCTACAGGATGGGGACTCATCTCCCCACAAG GCTATGTCACAGACCACCTGCAGGAGGCGCAGATGCCTCTCATCTCATTGCCACTGTGCCAGCTGCTCTACGGACACCTGTCGTATATTATGTTGGACATGCTGTGTGCTGGGGACATCAGGAACGTCAAGACG GGTGACTCTGGGGGTCCACTCGTCTGTGAACTCAACCATACCTGGTTGCAGGTTGGAATAGTGAGCTGGGGCCGCGGTTGCACATACCCTATGTACCCTGCGGTTTACACTCGAGTCTCCTATTTCTCAAAATGGATCCATTATCACATAAAGAACACACCCCCACCTTCTCAGCCGCTCCCGGCCCTCTCCCCCATGCTGGGGGCCACCATCAGCATCCCTGTGACCATGCTGGCTGTCCTGTCAACCTTGTGA